The genomic stretch ATTCGAGATAAATAGACTTTTGATCCAATTTGGAATCTAACTATTTTGACAAGCCCGGTCCATATGCCTTCAGGGATACCATTCACCGTAGCCATTGGCCGTGCCAAAGTTCGATCCCGTAGTCCGCCGGCAGCCGGGTCATCGCGTGGCCCACCGCCCCCGGCCCAATTGCCTCGTTCAGGAATCAGGAGGCGTCACCCCTCGCGCACCCGGCGCCAGGCAGCAGCCATCCAATCCGGACCAGACGAAAGAGTCCGACCCCAAAACCAACCAACCAGCCTTCCCAGAAGCctccgaggccgccgccgtcgcgggctCGCCGCTCGCCTGCTCTGCTCCCTTGCTTGCGCTCCAATCCCAAGCCACACGCGGCCTGTCGCGCACCACGCACGCCCTGACGTAACCTCCCCAGCTGCCAACGCGCGGTCGCCGGCTCGTCTCGCGAACGCGCGCGCGCCCgtgttgtttcttttcttccccCATAAAAACACGCCTAAACCTGCCCGATTACGCTAACGAACTGCGGGGGCCGCCGTCACCGGAACCTAACCGAGCGGACGCCTCCAGACTACTCCACCAGAGCagccgcggaggaggacggAGGAAGCGGGGGGAAGACGCGCGTGACGTGTGCCCGCGTCGTATGAGCCGTGCCGCCGTCGCGACGACGACCAGGATGGCGGCCGAGGAGATGGGACGGGCCTCCGCCTCCGTGGccacggcggaggcggcgccggcgcaggccTCGAGGTGGGCGCGGGTGTGGCCGCCCTCGCTCCGCTGGATCCCCACCTCCACCGACCGCATCATCGCCGCCGAGAAGCGGCTCCTCTCCATAGTCAAGTACGACCCCGCCCCCCAAGGCCCCAACTTTGGGTGCCCCCTCCAATTTATCAAACAACGTGTGAATTGATTGATACTTCGCGCTTTTGACTGGTACCGTACAACTAGTTATTGTGATGTGATTCCTCTTTGTACCGGAACACATTCCCACCTCTGCCTTCCAATTTATGAAATTACATGCCAGTTGGTACAAAGTTCAGGCTTTTGGCCGGAGCAGCTTGTCGCCTGGTCACTTAGTGTGGATTTAGTACATTGCAATTAGGCATGTGCTAATTGGGCGACTGGTTGTTAGTTCATCTGCAATCCAGCTCGGCTAagattaaggtccttctgaacGTTGAGCTCGAAGCTGATACTCTGGAACAGGGCAATTGCCTCCCCTTTCATGAAGACTGATTGGACTGTTGCTGCAGTTTCACTTTCGTCACAGTTATCAGCTGTTAGTGCTCTAGCTAACTGCACTGCTAAGGTTATGAATTCTACTAACTGAATGTTGGGGACTCTGAATAGAAACTTGTCTGTGTTCTAAAAAAAATCGTAACTTTGTTGCTGTGGAATCCCTTGGGTCTTAGTCACTTTAAGTGGATTTTGTCCTGTGCTGAGTATGGAATTTTGCTCAGTGGCTTGAGATCATACAGCCACATGGTGTAGTTTCAGGTCAAATGAGcaaattcaattaaattatCAAGTGCTGTAGTGGTTCTGTAGCGCATTGGGTGAGGTGTTATTTACTAATGGATGGTTTGGCCTTGTTCTGTCTACAAACGGAACTCTCTAGCCCGTTGCTTGGATTTTATCCAGTTAGTCCTTTTAACTGTGTCAGCATACTCATGAACTGCATCTGCAATGTATGAAAGAACTGTCTTTCATTGTTCTGTCTACAAACGGAACTCTCTAGCCCGGTGCTTGGATTTTATCCAGTTAGTCCTTTTAACTGTGTCAGCATACTCATGAACTGCATCTGCAATGTACGAAAGAACTGTCTTTCATCTTGCTTAAGTGATTACAAGTACACAATTGTTTCTGATTATACTGAAATGTTGCAAGGTGTCTGAAAGAGTGAAGCAACAACATGGCTTAGTATAATATAATTTGGTTCATTTTCAAGTTATACAAAACCATACCGTCCCTATTGCACATGTTAATTTTGAGATATAACCTGCAAATATATTTTGTGGTTTTCTGATTATTGTTGGCATGGggcttttttttaataattcaTGGGCCTTTATTTTTGTATTTCTTTTGTATTATGCTGCTGTCTTGCCTTTATCATTTCATTCTAGATATTTCTGTTATCCTTTGTGTATTTTGCTGGTACTTGATGCACCTTTCCTTTTGTCTTTACAGAACTGGGTATGTCCAGGAACAAGTCAACATCGGCTCTGCTCCACCTGGGTCGAAAGTAAGATGGTTTAGGTCAGCAAGTGATGAACCAAGGTTCATCAACACTGTAACATTTGATAGCAAGGAGAACGCCCCCACCCTTGTTATGGTTCATGGCTACGGAGCTTCTCAGGGGTTCTTCTTCCGAAACTTTGATGCCCTTGCAAACCGTTTTAGGGTGATTGCCATTGATCAGCTTGGGTAAGTTTTGACAAAAGTGACACGGATTCTTTTTTAATTATCGACCACTATAGGTCTTTAATCAGTAGTAAATTATCATGAGGATAAAGGAGGACTGAATTTTCATTAATTGATCTGGTCCTTATATTTTAAGATGTCATGGAATGTGGTTTGGAGGAATCATTTCTCAGTTAACCGTCCTCTGATGCATTTCGTGGCACTATAGCATTGACTCTCTCATTCCTTTTGCAGCTGGGGTGGTTCAAGCAGACCTGACTTCACCTGTAAAAGTACCGAAGGTTGATACTCTGCACAACTTTAAATAtgattttattttgttattATGATACTGATTAGCCAAAACTACCATTAGATTTTAACTTGTCCACCGTTTAGCATGCCACATACTCTAATTTTATGATAGTATTCTGATATGTTCTTTTCTGTGGATCTTAGTAGTTTAACCATTTATAAGAAGTGTAACTAGATttgttccattaaattcatattTTGATTCAGTTGTTAACATATGCTTGCATAAGTGGTATAGTAACAAGTTATATTCTTTTGCCTTTCTTATGGGTGTGTGTAAACAGAAACTGAGGCGTGGTTCATAGATTCTTTTGAGGAGTGGCGCAAGGCCAAGAACCTCAGTAATTTTGTGTTGCTTGGCCATTCTTTTGGAGGATATATTGCGGCAAAGTATGCCCTAAAGGTATGTTCCTAAAACATTTGCCGGGTGAAGTGTCTGCATTTATGCCAATCATTACTAACAACTTCAATCATATTTCAGCACCCTGAACATGTTCAGCACTTGGTTTTGGTTGGTCCTGCTGGCTTCTCGTCAGAAACAGAGCATAGCTCTGAGTGGCTAACAAAGTTTCGAGCAACATGGAAAGGCATGCTAATCAATCATCTTTGGGAGTCCAATTTTACTCCTCAAAGAATTGTTAGGTAATCTAAGATTGTTGCACATTTCTTTTTTGTCGAAACATTCACATTACAATTTTTTCACGTAACTTTATCTGTTGTTTTATTAGTTTTGGAATAGAAACAGGGCAGCATTGCAACAgaaacctcctactcgaagtcaaATGTTGGAACAGAGTAGTGTAGTTTGTCgttgttgtttttttacaaCTGATAGAAGTGCCATGCCAATTATTAGCGCAGTCGTGACTTTCAACATCAGACAAAAGCTACCCATGGATTTACTAGGaaaacatcaaagaaaaattggAAGTTCCTGAAATAAGCTGAAACTTGCCTTCAGCTTGGAAAAACCTGCCAAGTTCAAATTGAGTCCACAACTCCAAATTAACAAAGTACACATCCAAATATGTGACAGCAACCAAAGCAACACCAACACCAGTCAAACTTTCACTCAAATGAtttaaatgttcgtacaaaataatATTTCCATCTGCATTGCTACACACCTCACAAATCCCTGGAGCATGCCACTTCTGTTCTGCATCCAAGATCTGAGCTCCTACATTTTGTCCTTATTTTATCTGTTTTCCTCAAACAGAGGATTGGGTCCTTGGGGTCCACGTGTAGTACAAAGTTATACTAGTGCCAGGTTTGGTACTAGTTCAACGGGTGCATTACTAACAGATCAAGAATCTGCATTGCTGACAGGTATTCCTTTTGGTTAACTAATCCAGTAAATGCATATTTCTTATAATACTTGCAACTGAGCCTTATGGTTGTTTTCTCATGTATGAAGATTATATCTACCATACCTTAGCTGCCAAAGCTAGTGGAGAGCTGTGCATGAAATACATATTTTCCTTTGGGGCATTTGCAAGGAAACCTCTTCTGCAGTGGTTAGCTTCTTACACACATCTACTTGTGGTTAACTGTTCTCTGGTAGTGATCATGCACAATACATTCTGAATGTCAATGAAATCATCATTTCGTTTGGAGTAAGTGGAATCCCCATGATGTTTGCTGATGTTTTACTATCCTTGCAACAGTGCTTCCGATTGGAAAGTGCCGACTACATTCATATATGGGCAGGAAGATTGGATGAACTACCAAGGGGCTCAGCAAGCGCGGAAGGACATGAAAGTTCCTTGTGAAATAATCAGAGTCCCACAGGTACACGTTGCCAGCTGGCAACATCGCATATTCTCGAATTACAATTTTATAGGACTGGTTGGTTGAAGGACTAAACCTCTGTGGTTATATTCTGCAGGGGGGGCATTTCGTGTTTATAGAAAACCCTTCGGGGTTCCACTCGGCTGTGCTGTATGCGTGCCGCAATATCTTATCAGGAGATGGAGAGGAGGGCCTCACTCTTCCTGATGGCTTGATATCTGCATGAGATTGCTGCATCTTCAACAATCTCGTGCCCAACAATAGCTTACATAAAGCAAAGTTATACCATGGTGGAAATATTTGTGCTCATTTCCGCCAGATTGTTTCTGTACGAGTTATACCGATATTTTCCGTGTACATATTATGTAACCATTGGAGAAACATAATGTGATGTAATGTACGATTCTTTATTTGATGGGAATTTTTCAAGTCACAAACTTACACTACGCAAATCATTTCCTCGGAAACGCGTTCTTACGCCGAAAGCATCCCAGTTGCATTGCACCTGGCAGTTGTTAGTGCCGAGGTTGCATCAGGTGGCAAGGGTCAGTTAGGCCAGTTTATCAAAACTTGTCTTTTGACATCCTGTTTGAGATGATTTTCTCTTATTTCTGCACGAATTGAACTGTTTCCTTGTCCGAAAAAAGAATTGAACTGTTTTCTACACAAAATTCCTAAACTTTATGCAAATTAGCTAATTCATCGCCACTTGACGCAAAACAGGCAGCCTCTCGCACTCCCTCGCTCTCTCCTCTCTCGGCCTACTCAGACTTCCTTTGATGAGCCTAAGCCCACGGGCAGCAAGTCGCGCCGCTGCACGGGTAGCAAaccatggcggcggtggcaggcccttcgccggcctcgccgcggccACCTCTCGGATCGCCTCCCTCGGGCGCGCAGGCGACGCTGCCTCCGCGCGCGCCGTGTTCGACGCGATGCCGCAGCGCGACGCCGTGTCCTGGAACGCGATGCTCACCGCctacgcgcgcgccggccggccccgcgaCACGCTCGAGCTCTTCGCCTGCGCGCCCGCGTCCGACGCGTTCTCGCTCACCGCCGCGCTCGCAGCGGCCGCGGCACTCCGGTGCCCAGCCGCGGGCGCGCAGATCCACGCCcggctcctccgcctcggcctgcGGGCGCCGCTCCCCGTGGGCAACGCGCTCGTCGCCATGTACGCCAAGTGCGcccgcgccgacgacgccgcgcgCTCCTTCGAGGAGATGCACGACCGCAATGATCTGTCCTGGTGCTCGCTCCTGCATGCCTATGTGGCTTCAGGCCACTTGAGGCCCGCGCAGGAGTTGTTTGATGAAATGCCCAACAGAAACAACGTCGCCTGGAACACGCTGCTTATGGGGTATTCACGCAGTGGCAATGCCAGACAGTGCCTGCTTCTCTTCAACAAGATGCGGATGGCGGGGCTTACCTGTGATGATGCAACACTCTGCATTCTCGTTGATGCTTGCACCGAGCTGGCCCACCCATCTACTGGCTTTTCAGTTCACAAGATTGTATTGCAGAGTGGATGGAATGCAATGGCTGAGGTCAGTAACTCCCTGGTTTCCTTGTACACTAAGTTCAGCATGCTCGATGACGCTGTGCGAATCTTTGAGTCCATGAAGGTGCGGACCATTGTGTCATGGAATTCACTGATCTATGCCTACATGAAGCTTGGCTACACGGAACAAGCTGCTTCTCTCTTTCGAAGTATACCTGAGACTAATGTCATCTCATGGACTTCTATGATTGGAGGACTTGCAAGGAACGGGTGTGCTGATGAAGCCCTCACACTATTTTTCGAGATGGTTGCACATGAGCATATTCATCCAGATGACTTCACTTATGGGGCTGTGCTGCATGCTTGTGCTACTTCTGTGTCTCTTGCAAGTGGAAGGATGGTCCATGGTAGAGTGTTCCAAACTGGGTTCGCATCCTACCTGTACGTAGCCAACAGCTTGATGGACATGTATGCCAAGTGCGGGGATGTGGAGAGTGCAAGCAATGTGTTCAATGGCATCTTTGTCAAGGACCTTGTCTCATGGAACACAATGTTGTTTGGATTTGCGATAAATGGATGGGCCAACGAAGCACTGATGGTGTACGACAGCATGAAGTCCCATGAAGTCTGCCCCGATGAGGTGACATTTGCAGGCTTGCTCACAGCCTGTAGCCACTCTGGCCTTCTTGAGCAAGGGGAAATCTTCTTCGAGACGATGGTGTCTGCTCATGGAATTCAACCAAAGCCAGAGCATCTTTCTTGCGTTCTTGACATGTATGCGAGATCAGGTAACATTAAAAAGGCTGCTGAGATCCTGGATCATTTTGTAGAATCGATTCGGACACATAAGAGTGACGTACACGAAGCTCTGCTTAGTGCATGCTCGTCCGAGCACCTGAATGCCGGGATTGCAAGGAAGGTGGTAAAAGACATGGTGAGGACCGAGCCTGCAAGAGATGCAGCTTATGTCATGCTGTCCAACTTGTTTTGCGCCAGTGGGCAATGGAGCGAGGCCGAGAGGGTGAGGAGAGCCATGGCTGAGCACGGCGTCAAGAAGTCTCCTGGTTGCAGCTGGATTGAGGTGGAAGGTGCTGTTAAGGTATTTGTATCAGGTGCGCAAGATCCTGATCTTACAGGTTTTGTATGCGATGTTCTTCGCTTATTGGATGGCGAGATAAGAAATATCACGCGTTGTGGTGTGTAGCCATAGAGGGTCATCATCGGAGTCATACATCGAGATTGTTGTTATATTCCAAATAGGACTTTCCTTATTGATGTTGCAGGTGATTGGCCATCCATCGCATGGGCGGAAAGAACACTGGCAAAAGTGCGTAATTTGACGCAACAAGTAGCTAAAACAACACACGTCTTTCATGCATTTCCACGAGCAGCTTGCGAGCAAGACATACGCTGCCACCGCTTTCGCTGCAGAGGCCGCCTCTCACCCTTGCCTCTGCCTCGCGCTCGATGGCGGAgcgccgctcctcctcaccAACTCAGCCTTACCGTGCCGCTAGCGCCCGCGGGAGGCAACGGTTGCGCGCCATCGTCCTCGACGGCCGTGGCGACCAAGGTGATCCACGGGGACGGGTGGCGCTCATGCTCGACCATCCGGGCCTGTTCGTCTGCGATTCCGGCCCCGCTTCGCCGTGGGATGCCGCCTTTCCGGCGTCGCTGCCGACGAGCTCCTCCAGCCACGCCACGCATACTTCCTCCTGCCCGTGGACATGCTGTACTCCACGGTCACTGATGACGAGATCGCCGCGGTCTGCCAGTCCCACGCCACGACGCGCGCGGCCTCGGACCGGAAGAGGATCAccttcgccgccgctgccgccgcacatATCGTGTCCCCCGCAACCACCACAACCGGTGGAGCACGAGCAGAGGCTCGGGGAAGGACGGATGCAACAATAATGGTGCCAGGGAAAGAGTTGGGGGAGAACACCGCTCACTAGGGTGACCGCAGCCCATCCTGTGGAACGAACTATTTCTCCGTTCCATGTGGTGCACCTATTTTGCATCATTTGAGACGGGTTCGTAAGCTTTGCAGGCAATCAAACACAAACAAAGTTAAAGATGCTGCATTTGGGGATACAATGCTCGCATGATGCACCAGCCAAATGCACCCTAATCTCTTATGGTATACTCCATCCATTTTGAAATTTTAAGACAGAATAATAAAAGACTAACATGCCCCTCATGTATGCCCTGTTTGTTATTGGGTGGCATAGAGTTTAACCTTTATGCCATACTNNNNNNNNNNNNNNNNNNNNNNNNNNNNNNNNNNNNNNNNNNNNNNNNNNNNNNNNNNNNNNNNNNNNNNNNNNNNNNNNNNNNNNNNNNNNNNNNNNNNCCCCCCCCTTTTTAGGGGTGGAAaaacccccccccctccccggtCCCAAATTAATTTTGTTGAATGGGTTTTTCCCATTCCCACCCggaggccccccccccccccccccccccggccgcTTCTCTACGTCGGAGAAGCTAGATCACGCAGAAACAGAGGATAGAGGCCAGAGGTGGTGAATCTTGCTATAGATGGATGAAGATTCAGGTATGGACAGAACAAGGAGCAGACTATCCCGAGCAGTCGAGCACATAAAATCGAATGCgtggaaatattttttttttcaggaacgATGCGTGGAAATAGCTGAATAGGCTGCTGGAGACCTGCTGCTTCATGCCTTCATTGCTTGCGCTGCACCCGCACgccatcttttttttctttcccaaGAATTCTACCTATGTGCATCACATAGTTTTctcgtttttctttctttgaattTGTCACCTTATGCACATGCAACCGCAAGAGCATTCAAAAACTGAACATACAACGCATTTAGGAATTAATTCTACATCTCATTTTGTAATTTTCCTCTACAGTTCATACATAACATACTGGGGGTCTACATATGCAGCTCAAAAAACTAACAGTAATGGTGTAACCGTGTAAGAAATCTTCTATTCTTCTACATTGCCAAGGTTGACTCATGTGGTCTTGGGTTCGAAGAATAACAAAAAATTAATAAATACAATTCAATGTACCATAATACTTGAGATAATCTGCTACTTGTAGCATGAAACGgaacaaagaaaacaaagaacatCGAAACGCACCCGAGCCCACGCCATCTTCTTAGTCCGAGCGCGCACGTTATCGAGAAAGCCCATTCTTCCACCACGCAAGCACTTGGCGGACGCAAAGCCCACCAGCCCAGTGTACGAATCGGCCCGGTGAGAGAAAAGCAGAACGCAAAGCCCATTAAGCACAGCGTGCGAATCCGGCCGGGAAGAAGAGAGAAGCCGAATGCAAACTTGCCATTCTGGTCGCACGCGCCTTTCCTAGTTTCCTTTTCCGCGGACCGCGCCGTCCCCCGCCCGACGATTTTGCTCACGTTTTGCTCGCTGTCGTTCGCGTTCGCATTCGCTCCCTCGCCGCCACAaaacctcgccgccggcaaATCCCCAGCCCCCTCGCTCGCGATACCTCCTACGAAACCCTAGCGCAGGCTCCGCCCGtcccatccccccccccccccccgcgccgccgccctggaCGAAGACCGGAACGCTGCCCaacccgcgcgccgcgccagccTCCTCTCGCCACCGGGCGGGCAGCCCCAGGCTCCGCGCGCCCCCTCGCTCCCCATGGACCTCTCCTCCCAGTACCAGCGCCGCTTCGCGCCGTCGCTATTCCTCCCGCCGATGGCGCCGCCCCGAGGCCTGGCGTCCGGCTCCGGCTTCTCGGCTTTCAGCAACTACCAGGGACCGCCGGCGctctcccccgccgcggccggcggatCGCATCTCGCTCGGTCGCTCCCAAAGGCGCCGTTTTTCTCCGCGGACTCGCTGGCTGCGCTCCCGTACGCCGCCGATccggccgcgggcgcggcggtCCAACGTTCCCCGCCGTCGCTGGGCTCCGAGCAGCAGGGGCCGTCCGTGTCCGGCCTGCCGCCGCGTGGGGCGGGGCACCGGCGGTCCCGTAGCGATTTCGTCGTCGGGTTCTCGCTCCAGAACCAGCTGCCCCTGCCGGTGCTGCCCGCGGCCGAGGGGTACAGCAAGtcggcggacgccgccgccctcgAGGAGCTCTTCCGCTCCTACAGGGATCCGAAGGCCTTGGGCGTGCTCGGCTCCTCCGGGGATGGCCCCAATGACAGGAACAGCCACCTGGGCAACCAAGTCAACAGCCAGCGAGCGTGGAGCCCCGCTGACAGCAGCGACAACGAGGCCGAGAGCTGGGCTACTggtagcggtggtggcggcggcggcagcactaGCCAACGTCGGCATTGCCGCAGCTTGTCGGTGGACAGCATCATGGGAAACCTCAACTTTGGAGCCCTGGGGCAGGTGTCGCCGacactgccgccgccgtctccggtgTCAGgccccggcggcagcggctcccACACTGGAAGCGGACCCTCTGGAAGTGCCGCTGCAGTCGCTACTTCTGAGCTTGCTAATGGAGAATTCACCGAGTCTGAGATGAAGAAGATCATGGCCAACGATCGCCTCGCTGAGATCGCGCTAGCTGATCCTAAGAGGGTCAAGAGGTTTGAATTTTTGAACTTCATGTGAGAGGGTTAAGAGCCTCCAGACTGATTTTGGTTGCTGAAATTAAGCAACTTTCTTGTAAATTTTGCAGGATTCTTGCTAATCGGATCTCTGCTGCAAAGTCGAAGGAGCGCAAGGTGAAGTACATGGGTGAGCTTGAGCGTAGGGTTCATGTGCTGCAGATGGAGACCAGTACATTATTTTCAAAAGCAAATTTCTCGCAGGTTTGTTCTCTGAACGTGGTGGGAATTTTTTATCTTGGTCTAAGCTTTGAACTCCTAGTTACTATTGTAATACCTCTTTGCAGAGGGAATGTGAAGTACTTAAAACTCAGAACAACGAGATGAAGATCAGGCTGCAAGCACTGGAGCAGCAAGCACTGCTGAAAGATGGTATATTTGTTCCCTTGTCTTTCAGCATTTCAGTTACTACTGTTCCTTTTCTTTCTAGAACAAGCATTCCCTGTTCCATTGTTCATTTATTTCCTGTCCTGTTGTAAAGCGtgtttgtttcttcttctttttctcttaaTGCAATAGCTTCGCAACTCTCATGTGTATTCTCAGTAAGTGGTTCCTCTGTGTCAATAGAGATGGATTTTGTCTAGGGATATGAGTCAATAAAATTTATGTGTGCAGAGATCGATCATGCGTTAGATCATTATTGTTTCCACTGATCGCAGCATGTTCTTTTATTTTGGACTTGCATCTGTGCAATTTGGCACATTAGAGAAGTCAAAAAAATGGTTCAACATTTTCCTGTATTTATATGTATGCTGCTCAATGTGTCAAATCTAAGTTGCAAACCATACTTCCTTGATTGATTAGATGATGCATACATTATCTTTAAGACAATGATAATATGTATATGATAAGTTCACCTATTTATCTGATTTCAATTTCTATACCATTTCCCTGaaacatattttattttatagcCTTCAGAAGATAGTATTGTTTCCACCACTGGATTTTAGTTAACTTCTCTttttatcaaaagaaaaatgcatcATTTTTTTCATGAAGTTTTTGCCTTGATGGTTTGAGCTATGAAGTTTGATTTGATTTTTGCAACTCTGACAATTTCTAAATTCTGAAAGTGTGCTGTGGTGGAGAATGTATATTAGCTAGTCGATACAGGAATGTAGAGGAGTGAAAAAATAGGAATCAATTTGTAATTCAGTAAACCTAATGTTATGAGCATCTCATGATTGGAAATAACACTGAATGTATCTCTTTACAACCTGGCACATCTTTATCTTATTTGATGGCACTTCTTTTCCAATGACTTTAAACTAAAACTGGCATTCCATGCTATTGCCTTACCTCATCATATCGTTCTCTTGTTGATTGTATCGTTCATTGACATGGCATGGGAGTTTTCAATTGAGCTACTGCAAATTTTGTGACTTATCTATGCTTTATCAATTTGAAAATTGAATGCATAGTATTAGTTTTCTAACAAAATAATTTAGAAGATTTGTGTTTTGTGCTGCAACCTGAGTTAACTATTGTCAGGATTCCATGTTCTAGGTTCTCACTGACGATCTTTTCTTTTATTGGGCTTGATGGACCTTGATTTACCATGTTCCATTTCAGTTTATTTTCTTTGGCTTATTCAACTACTGATTTATTTTTGTTACACTGTTATTCTGTATCCAGCTCTGAATCAAGCACTGAGTGCTGAAGTACACCGCCTGAAACTAGCTGCTGGAGAGACCAGTGATGCTCATGCGCCGAACGATTCACACCATCATATGAGCCGCCAGATTCTTGAACAGCAGCTGCTTCAACTACAGAAGCAGCCATCAGAGGCCCAGAAGGCTCAGCAGTAGAATCACAGGAATCAGAGCAGTTCAAGTCTCATCCGAAGCAGTGGAACCATTAGGACGATTCACCGAAGACGTTGTTGAAGGTCAAATTCAGACTGCAGATTCATGAAGGGATACTTTCCCTGATATTCTTTCGCTTAGGTTCTAGGACAACTGTTGTTGGATATTCCGTCTTTCGTGGTTTCTTGCGAAGCAATTTGGTTGGATGGTGGTAAAGCCTGGGTGGATTCTGTGTTGTACAAACTGCCAATCTCTGTAACTTTGTGCTAGAATTATCAAGATTCTTTTTAGGTACATTTGTGCTGCGTGTCAAATCGGTTTGTTTGGGGGGCAACATCTAGGACGACATACTCTGTAGACGTATTGATTCTTGTAGCTTATATTCTTATTCATTCGATTAGCAGGCTACAGATTCATAATAGTCTGATGTTTTAGCGTACCTTGCTACCGATCTTGGTGCCCAGCGTTGCAACCTGGGCCAGTTTTATCCTGCGGGTTTGTAGGTCCTAGCTATGATTCAGGGTTGAGCTGAGCTGAGGCTTGAGTTTTTGCGTTACAATTTCTGTGCAAATCTGGATACATTTTGTGCTTGTTGCATATAAATTATCACTAATATTTCAAACAGTAGCATGTATCGTTGGATCATGCGTTGTCTAAACTTTTGGTCAAAGAAAAAGGGGATATAACTAGGCGAAGAAAGGATCTAGGATCTGTGGTCCTCCTGCAAAGATATGCTTGTAAGCTTTTCATCAGAGTGAAAAAGCAGGGCACATTTGTTTGCATCTCAGTTTCTATCCCAGCAAAAGGAAGTTTAACTTGACCTTGTTTTTCTCTTGATCGGAGCTGCTTTTTATTTCCTTGCTCTGTTCATCCAAAAGAGCTACTTAATTGCAAACAAAATCTAGTTAATCCCTGCACTTGTAATGTACAAACATCATGGCACAGAGCACCCAAGGGAGCTCCAAAAACCTGGTGATTTATGAGCACAGACATGGCGGCCGGATAGATACCTAGGATTCTACACGAACTAGGACAAGCACCAAAGGGGGAACGCAAGTCCACGCTCAGCAGACAAGAGGAAGCAGCCTCACGCAGCTCCAGCTCCCGCTCCTGCCGCCGGCAGCtcggcctcggccgccgtct from Setaria italica strain Yugu1 chromosome II, Setaria_italica_v2.0, whole genome shotgun sequence encodes the following:
- the LOC101773851 gene encoding probable 1-acylglycerol-3-phosphate O-acyltransferase: MSRAAVATTTRMAAEEMGRASASVATAEAAPAQASRWARVWPPSLRWIPTSTDRIIAAEKRLLSIVKTGYVQEQVNIGSAPPGSKVRWFRSASDEPRFINTVTFDSKENAPTLVMVHGYGASQGFFFRNFDALANRFRVIAIDQLGWGGSSRPDFTCKSTEETEAWFIDSFEEWRKAKNLSNFVLLGHSFGGYIAAKYALKHPEHVQHLVLVGPAGFSSETEHSSEWLTKFRATWKGMLINHLWESNFTPQRIVRGLGPWGPRVVQSYTSARFGTSSTGALLTDQESALLTDYIYHTLAAKASGELCMKYIFSFGAFARKPLLQCASDWKVPTTFIYGQEDWMNYQGAQQARKDMKVPCEIIRVPQGGHFVFIENPSGFHSAVLYACRNILSGDGEEGLTLPDGLISA
- the LOC101774540 gene encoding pentatricopeptide repeat-containing protein At2g36980, mitochondrial isoform X2 gives rise to the protein MSLSPRAASRAAARVANHGGGGRPFAGLAAATSRIASLGRAGDAASARAVFDAMPQRDAVSWNAMLTAYARAGRPRDTLELFACAPASDAFSLTAALAAAAALRCPAAGAQIHARLLRLGLRAPLPVGNALVAMYAKCARADDAARSFEEMHDRNDLSWCSLLHAYVASGHLRPAQELFDEMPNRNNVAWNTLLMGYSRSGNARQCLLLFNKMRMAGLTCDDATLCILVDACTELAHPSTGFSVHKIVLQSGWNAMAEVRTIVSWNSLIYAYMKLGYTEQAASLFRSIPETNVISWTSMIGGLARNGCADEALTLFFEMVAHEHIHPDDFTYGAVLHACATSVSLASGRMVHGRVFQTGFASYLYVANSLMDMYAKCGDVESASNVFNGIFVKDLVSWNTMLFGFAINGWANEALMVYDSMKSHEVCPDEVTFAGLLTACSHSGLLEQGEIFFETMVSAHGIQPKPEHLSCVLDMYARSGNIKKAAEILDHFVESIRTHKSDVHEALLSACSSEHLNAGIARKVVKDMVRTEPARDAAYVMLSNLFCASGQWSEAERVRRAMAEHGVKKSPGCSWIEVEGAVKVFVSGAQDPDLTGFVCDVLRLLDGEIRNITRCGV
- the LOC101774540 gene encoding pentatricopeptide repeat-containing protein At2g36980, mitochondrial isoform X1, with product MSLSPRAASRAAARVANHGGGGRPFAGLAAATSRIASLGRAGDAASARAVFDAMPQRDAVSWNAMLTAYARAGRPRDTLELFACAPASDAFSLTAALAAAAALRCPAAGAQIHARLLRLGLRAPLPVGNALVAMYAKCARADDAARSFEEMHDRNDLSWCSLLHAYVASGHLRPAQELFDEMPNRNNVAWNTLLMGYSRSGNARQCLLLFNKMRMAGLTCDDATLCILVDACTELAHPSTGFSVHKIVLQSGWNAMAEVSNSLVSLYTKFSMLDDAVRIFESMKVRTIVSWNSLIYAYMKLGYTEQAASLFRSIPETNVISWTSMIGGLARNGCADEALTLFFEMVAHEHIHPDDFTYGAVLHACATSVSLASGRMVHGRVFQTGFASYLYVANSLMDMYAKCGDVESASNVFNGIFVKDLVSWNTMLFGFAINGWANEALMVYDSMKSHEVCPDEVTFAGLLTACSHSGLLEQGEIFFETMVSAHGIQPKPEHLSCVLDMYARSGNIKKAAEILDHFVESIRTHKSDVHEALLSACSSEHLNAGIARKVVKDMVRTEPARDAAYVMLSNLFCASGQWSEAERVRRAMAEHGVKKSPGCSWIEVEGAVKVFVSGAQDPDLTGFVCDVLRLLDGEIRNITRCGV
- the LOC101766043 gene encoding transcription factor RF2a produces the protein MDLSSQYQRRFAPSLFLPPMAPPRGLASGSGFSAFSNYQGPPALSPAAAGGSHLARSLPKAPFFSADSLAALPYAADPAAGAAVQRSPPSLGSEQQGPSVSGLPPRGAGHRRSRSDFVVGFSLQNQLPLPVLPAAEGYSKSADAAALEELFRSYRDPKALGVLGSSGDGPNDRNSHLGNQVNSQRAWSPADSSDNEAESWATGSGGGGGGSTSQRRHCRSLSVDSIMGNLNFGALGQVSPTLPPPSPVSGPGGSGSHTGSGPSGSAAAVATSELANGEFTESEMKKIMANDRLAEIALADPKRVKRILANRISAAKSKERKVKYMGELERRVHVLQMETSTLFSKANFSQRECEVLKTQNNEMKIRLQALEQQALLKDALNQALSAEVHRLKLAAGETSDAHAPNDSHHHMSRQILEQQLLQLQKQPSEAQKAQQ